The Polyodon spathula isolate WHYD16114869_AA chromosome 23, ASM1765450v1, whole genome shotgun sequence genome has a window encoding:
- the top1l gene encoding DNA topoisomerase I, like gives MSGDQLHNDSQIDSGSRTNDSHKHKDKHKDREHKHKDHKKDKEREKSKHSNSEHKDSSEKKNKDKDKVKHKDGSSEKHKDKHKDKRKDERSKSSSGEIKVKKEKENGFASPLHIKAEPESNHCLSPKHNKSLKRERDDDDTDFKPKKIKIENEKKAKKRKQDEEDIKPKKKTKDKKGAAADGKKKVKKEPEEKWKWWEEERYTDGVKWKFLEHKGPVFAPDYEPLPSKVKFYYDGKPMKLSPQAEEVATFFAKMLDHEYTTKDIFRKNFFKDWRKEMTAEEKSTLTDLKKCDFTEMSEYFKAQSEARKQMTKEEKLKIKEENERLLQEYGFCVMDNHKERIANFRIEPPGLFRGRGDHPKMGMLKRRIQPEEIIINCSKDSKIPLAPAGHKWKEVRHDNKVTWLVSWNENIQGSIKYIMLNPSSRIKGEKDWQKYETARKLKKCVDRLRNQYREDWKSKEMKIRQRAVALYFIDKLALRAGNEKEEGESADTVGCCSLRVEHIKLYPEMDGQEFVVEFDFLGKDSIRYYNKVPVEKRVFKNLQLFMENKQPEDDLFDRLNTSILNKHLQELMDGLTAKVFRTYNASITLQQQLKELTNPDENLPAKILSYNRANRAVAVLCNHQRAPPKTFEKSMQNLQTKIDSKKDQISAARRELKSAKADAKVRRDEKSKKCVESKKKAVQRLEEQLMKLEVQATDREENKQIALGTSKLNYLDPRISVAWCKKWGVPIEKIYNKTQREKFAWAIDMAEEDYEF, from the exons ATGAGTGGGGATCAACTACACAATGACTCGcag ATCGACTCTGGATCACGGACCAATG ATTctcacaaacacaaagacaagcATAAGGACcgagaacacaaacacaaagatcACAAGAAGGACAAGGAACGAGAGAAATCAAAGCACAGCAACAG CGAGCACAAGGACTCCtcggaaaagaaaaacaaagacaaggATAAAGTGAAGCACAAAGACGGCAGCTCAGAAAAACACAAGGATAAACACAAAGACAAGAGAAAAGACGAGAGG AGCAAGTCTTCCAGTGGGGAAATCAAGgtcaaaaaggaaaaagaaaacggGTTTGCAAG CCCTCTTCACATCAAAGCAGAGCCAGAGAGTAACCATTGCCTGTCCCCTAAACACAACAAATCATTAAAGAGGGAGCGAGATGATGATGA cACTGACTTTAAGCCCaaaaaaatcaagattgaaaacgAAAAGAAggcaaaaaagagaaaacaagacGAGGAG GATATCAAACCCAAAAAGAAGACCAAGGACAAAAAAGGAGCTGCTGCTGATGGCAAGAAGAAAGTCAAGAAAGAGCCAGAAGAGAAATGGAAATG GTGGGAGGAGGAGCGATACACTGATGGAGTGAAATGGAAATTTCTGGAACACAAAGGACCTGTCTTTGCACCCGACTATGAGCCACTGCCTAGTAAAGTCAAGTTTTATTATGACG GTAAACCTATGAAGCTGAGTCCACAGGCAGAGGAGGTTGCCACATTCTTTGCTAAAATGCTGGACCACGAATACACTACCAAGGATATCTTCCGGAAAAACTTCTTCAAGGACTGGCGGAAG GAAATGACTGCTGAAGAAAAGTCCACCCTCACTGACCTGAAGAAGTGTGATTTTACAGAGATGTCAGAGTACTTTAAGGCACAGTCAGAAGCCAGAAAACAGATGACTAAAGAAGAAAAACTG AAAATCAAAGAGGAGAACGAGCGACTCCTGCAGGAATACGGGTTCTGTGTCATGGACAACCACAAAGAACGCATCGCCAACTTCCGCATCGAACCCCCCGGGCTGTTCAGGGGCAGAGGGGACCACCCCAAGATGGGCATGCTCAAGAGACGCATCCAGCCTGAGGAGATCATCATCAACTGTAGCAA AGACTCTAAGATTCCACTGGCTCCGGCTGGACACAAGTGGAAGGAGGTGAGGCACGACAACAAGGTGACGTGGCTGGTGTCGTGGAACGAGAACATCCAGGGCTCCATAAAATACATCATGCTGAACCCTAGCTCCAGGATCAAG GGAGAGAAGGACTGGCAGAAGTACGAGACGGCCCGGAAGCTGAAGAAGTGCGTCGACAGACTCCGGAACCAATACCGGGAAGACTGGAAATCCAAGGAAATGAAAATCCGCCAGAGAGCCGTGGCTCTGTACTTCATTGACAAG CTGGCTCTCAGAGCAGGTAATGAGAAGGAGGAAGGAGAGTCTGCTGACACAGTGGGCTGCTGCTCGTTGCGAGTGGAACACATCAAGCTGTACCCCGAGATGGACGGCCAGGAGTTTGTGGTAGAGTTTGACTTCCTGGGAAAGGACTCCATCCGCTACTACAACAAGGTTCCTGTGGAGAAGAGG GTCTTCAAGAATCTTCAGTTATTTATGGAAAACAAGCAGCCTGAAGATGACCTCTTCGACAGACTCAAT ACCTCCATCCTGAACAAACATCTTCAAGAGCTGATGGATGGACTGACGGCCAAAGTGTTCCGTACCTACAATGCCTCCatcactctgcagcagcagctgaaggagCTGACCAATC CGGATGAGAACCTCCCTGCAAAGATCCTGTCTTACAACCGAGCAAACAGAGCCGTCGCTGTCCTTTGTAACCATCAGAGGGCGCCACCAAAAACCTTTGAGAAATCCATGCAGAACCTGCAGACCAAG ATTGATTCCAAGAAGGACCAGATTTCGGCTGCACGGAGAGAACTGAAGAGCGCCAAGGCTGACGCCAAAGTCCGGAGAGACGAGAAGTCAAAAAA atgtGTTGAGAGCAAGAAGAAAGCCGTTCAAAGATTAGAGGAGCAGTTAATGAAGCTTGAAGTCCAGGCGACAGACAGAGAGGAGAACAAGCAGATCGCTCTGGGAACATCCAAACTGAACTACCTGGACCCCCGCATCAGTGTGGCATG GTGTAAGAAGTGGGGTGTACCCATTGAGAAGATCTATAACAAAACCCAGAGGGAGAAGTTTGCCTGGGCCATTGACATGGCGGAGGAAGATTATGAATTTTAA